A window of the Amycolatopsis solani genome harbors these coding sequences:
- the tsaD gene encoding tRNA (adenosine(37)-N6)-threonylcarbamoyltransferase complex transferase subunit TsaD — MSRIIMGIESSCDETGVGLVRLHDDGTVELLADEVASSVEQHARFGGVVPEVASRAHLEAMVPTTTRAFEKAGLTLSDVDAIAVTAGPGLAGALLVGVSAAKAYATALDVPLYGVNHLAGHIAVDTLQHGPLPTPCLALLVSGGHTQLLRVDDIASSITELGSTVDDAAGEAYDKVARVLGLPYPGGPPIDKAAKNGDPAAIAFPRGMTGPRDAKNDFSFSGLKTAVARWVEGAARRGEEIPVDDVAASFQEAVADVLTMKAVRTAKEQGIGTLVISGGVAANSRLSALAAERCAAAGIELRVPRPRLCTDNGAMIAALGAHVVAAKRPTAALDFSANPALPVNVVSL; from the coding sequence ATGTCACGCATCATCATGGGCATCGAGAGCTCGTGCGACGAGACCGGCGTCGGCCTGGTCCGCCTGCACGACGACGGCACGGTCGAGCTGCTCGCCGACGAGGTGGCGTCCAGCGTCGAGCAGCACGCGCGCTTCGGCGGCGTGGTGCCCGAGGTCGCCAGCCGCGCGCACCTGGAGGCGATGGTCCCGACGACCACGCGTGCCTTCGAGAAGGCCGGCCTGACACTGTCCGATGTGGACGCGATCGCGGTGACGGCCGGCCCGGGCCTGGCGGGCGCGCTGCTCGTCGGCGTCTCGGCGGCGAAGGCGTACGCGACGGCGCTGGACGTGCCGCTCTACGGCGTCAACCACCTGGCCGGCCACATCGCGGTGGACACGCTGCAGCACGGGCCGCTGCCCACGCCGTGCCTGGCGCTGCTGGTTTCGGGCGGCCACACGCAGCTGCTGCGCGTCGACGACATCGCGTCGTCGATCACCGAGCTGGGGTCCACTGTGGACGACGCGGCGGGCGAGGCCTACGACAAGGTCGCCCGCGTGCTGGGCCTGCCGTACCCGGGCGGCCCGCCGATCGACAAGGCGGCGAAGAACGGCGACCCGGCGGCGATCGCGTTCCCACGCGGCATGACCGGCCCGCGCGACGCCAAGAACGACTTTTCCTTCTCCGGCTTGAAGACCGCGGTCGCGCGCTGGGTCGAAGGCGCGGCCCGGCGCGGCGAGGAGATCCCGGTGGACGACGTCGCGGCGTCGTTCCAGGAGGCCGTCGCGGACGTTCTGACGATGAAGGCGGTCCGCACGGCGAAGGAGCAGGGGATCGGCACCCTCGTGATCTCCGGCGGCGTGGCGGCGAACTCGCGCCTGTCCGCACTGGCCGCCGAACGCTGCGCGGCGGCCGGGATCGAGCTGCGCGTCCCGCGCCCCCGCCTGTGCACGGACAACGGCGCGATGATCGCGGCGCTGGGCGCGCACGTGGTGGCGGCGAAGCGCCCGACGGCGGCACTGGACTTCAGCGCGAACCCGGCGCTGCCGGTGAACGTGGTCTCGCTCTAG
- the rimI gene encoding ribosomal protein S18-alanine N-acetyltransferase, whose protein sequence is MRLEPLRRRDIPRCVEIEQILFPGDDPWTSRAFHSELDAGHFYLAARPDEGDELLGYAGLAVVGRRRGEYESTVHTIGVAPEYQGQGIGKTLLRALLERADEFEAPVFLEVRTDNTTALALYESHGFERLGIRKRYYQPSGADAYTMVRPARTRDGVAG, encoded by the coding sequence GTGAGACTCGAGCCGCTGCGCCGCCGGGACATCCCCCGGTGCGTCGAGATCGAGCAGATCCTCTTCCCCGGCGACGACCCGTGGACGTCGCGCGCGTTCCACTCCGAGCTGGACGCGGGCCACTTCTACCTCGCCGCGCGCCCGGACGAGGGCGACGAGCTGCTCGGCTACGCCGGGCTGGCCGTCGTCGGGCGCCGCCGCGGCGAGTACGAGTCGACCGTGCACACGATCGGCGTCGCGCCCGAGTACCAGGGCCAGGGCATCGGCAAGACGCTGCTCCGAGCGCTGCTGGAGCGGGCCGACGAGTTCGAAGCGCCGGTCTTCCTCGAGGTCCGCACGGACAACACGACGGCACTCGCCCTGTACGAGAGCCACGGTTTCGAACGGCTCGGCATCCGGAAGCGCTACTACCAGCCTTCCGGTGCCGACGCGTACACGATGGTCCGCCCGGCGCGGACGCGAGACGGGGTGGCGGGCTGA
- the tsaB gene encoding tRNA (adenosine(37)-N6)-threonylcarbamoyltransferase complex dimerization subunit type 1 TsaB, which translates to MLVLAIDTSTPAVTAGVVEVDGDGVETRGERVTVDPRAHGELITPHALAAAEAAGVALKDLGAIVAGVGPGPFTGLRAGMATAAAFGHALGLPVYPVCSLDALAADVTPAGPFLVCTDARRREVYWAAYDGAGNRTDGPHVQRPADVGTDVKVAAGDGAVLYAEVLGVQPIEPRFPSPAGLVKAARGALLANETPAPLTPLYLRRPDAAEPSSPKRVTAR; encoded by the coding sequence GTGTTGGTACTGGCGATCGATACCTCGACCCCGGCGGTCACCGCGGGCGTCGTCGAGGTGGACGGCGACGGCGTCGAGACGCGCGGTGAGCGCGTCACGGTCGACCCGCGCGCCCACGGCGAGCTGATCACGCCGCACGCGCTGGCCGCCGCCGAAGCCGCGGGGGTCGCGCTCAAGGACCTCGGCGCGATCGTCGCCGGGGTCGGCCCCGGTCCGTTCACCGGCCTGCGCGCCGGGATGGCGACCGCCGCCGCGTTCGGGCACGCCCTCGGCCTCCCGGTGTACCCGGTCTGCAGCCTCGACGCGCTGGCCGCGGACGTCACCCCGGCCGGGCCCTTCCTGGTCTGCACCGACGCGCGCCGCCGCGAGGTCTACTGGGCCGCGTACGACGGCGCCGGGAACCGCACCGACGGCCCGCACGTCCAGCGCCCCGCCGACGTCGGGACCGACGTGAAGGTGGCGGCCGGCGACGGTGCCGTGCTGTACGCGGAGGTGCTCGGCGTCCAGCCGATCGAGCCGCGCTTCCCCTCGCCCGCCGGGCTGGTGAAGGCCGCGCGCGGCGCGCTGCTGGCGAACGAAACGCCGGCCCCGCTGACACCGCTCTACCTGCGCCGCCCGGACGCCGCCGAGCCCAGCTCGCCGAAACGGGTGACCGCGAGGTGA
- a CDS encoding acyl-CoA synthetase: MPAPLFPTLAGGSGQEALRFGDHVLTYDDLAAVAGGLAAELPPGRVAVWATPTVHTSVAVVAALLAGVPAVPLNPKIGERELAHILTDSEPRLVLAEPGAELPPALAELPRRDIPLTGGKAFAAEEPDPETPALIVYTSGTTGPPKGVVLPRRAIAATLDALEDAWGWTSDDVLVHGLPLFHVHGLILGILGPLRRGGSVRHLGRFSTEGVARELANGATMLFGVPTMYHRIAGEVGADPALAAALKGARLLVSGSAALPVHDHQRITAATGQQVVERYGMTETLMNTSVRADGERKPGTVGVPLGGVDLRLVGDAGEVIDDLETVGEIQVRGPNLFTEYLNRPDATAAAFDDGWFRTGDMATRDADGYVKIVGRKATDLIKSGGYKIGAGEIENALLEHPGVAEAAVTGEPDDDLGERIVAWIVPDGPPPSAEELADHVAKLLAPHKRPRVVRYLEALPRNDMGKVMKRALGV, encoded by the coding sequence GTGCCCGCCCCCTTGTTCCCCACCCTCGCCGGCGGTTCGGGCCAGGAGGCCCTGCGTTTCGGCGACCACGTCCTCACCTACGACGACCTCGCCGCCGTGGCCGGGGGTCTCGCCGCCGAGCTGCCACCCGGCCGCGTCGCCGTCTGGGCGACCCCGACCGTGCACACGAGCGTCGCGGTCGTCGCCGCGCTGCTCGCCGGCGTGCCGGCCGTGCCGCTCAACCCGAAGATCGGCGAGCGCGAGCTCGCGCACATCCTCACCGACAGCGAGCCGCGGCTGGTGCTGGCCGAGCCGGGCGCCGAGCTGCCCCCGGCTCTCGCGGAGCTGCCCCGGCGGGACATCCCGCTGACCGGCGGGAAAGCGTTCGCCGCGGAAGAGCCGGATCCGGAGACGCCCGCGCTGATCGTCTACACGTCGGGCACGACCGGGCCGCCGAAGGGCGTCGTCCTCCCCCGCCGCGCGATCGCGGCCACGCTCGACGCCCTCGAAGACGCCTGGGGCTGGACGTCCGATGACGTCCTCGTGCACGGGCTCCCGCTGTTCCACGTGCACGGCCTGATCCTCGGCATCCTCGGGCCGCTGCGCCGCGGCGGCTCGGTGCGCCACCTCGGCCGGTTCTCGACCGAAGGCGTCGCGCGCGAGCTGGCGAACGGCGCCACCATGCTGTTCGGCGTCCCGACGATGTACCACCGCATCGCGGGCGAGGTCGGCGCCGACCCCGCGCTGGCGGCCGCGCTCAAGGGCGCGCGGCTGCTCGTGTCCGGGTCCGCGGCCCTGCCGGTGCACGACCACCAGCGGATCACCGCGGCGACCGGCCAGCAGGTCGTCGAGCGCTACGGGATGACCGAAACCCTGATGAACACCAGCGTGCGCGCCGACGGCGAGCGCAAGCCCGGCACGGTCGGCGTCCCGCTCGGCGGGGTCGACCTGCGGCTGGTCGGCGACGCCGGCGAGGTGATCGACGACCTGGAGACGGTCGGCGAGATCCAGGTGCGCGGGCCGAACCTGTTCACCGAGTACCTCAACCGCCCGGACGCGACCGCGGCCGCGTTCGACGACGGCTGGTTCCGCACCGGCGACATGGCGACGCGCGACGCCGACGGGTACGTCAAGATCGTCGGGCGCAAGGCGACCGACCTGATCAAGAGCGGCGGCTACAAGATCGGCGCGGGCGAGATCGAGAACGCGCTGCTCGAACACCCCGGCGTCGCCGAAGCCGCGGTCACCGGCGAGCCGGACGACGACCTCGGCGAGCGGATCGTCGCGTGGATCGTGCCGGACGGGCCGCCGCCGTCGGCCGAGGAGCTCGCCGACCACGTCGCGAAGCTGCTCGCGCCGCACAAGCGCCCGCGGGTCGTGCGGTACCTGGAGGCGTTGCCGCGCAACGACATGGGCAAGGTCATGAAGCGGGCGCTCGGTGTCTAG